The proteins below are encoded in one region of Vibrio sp. ED004:
- a CDS encoding metal-dependent hydrolase has translation MDPLTQGVLGASLSQSASKKQHLVVAGVLGLLSGLAPDLDALIKSQSDPLLALEFHRQFTHSLFFIPIGSLICALVLHHLIAKRRGLSFKQSWLFCALGYGTHALLDACTTYGTQLLWPLTNARFAWNTISIIDPVYTLPILILLVFATLKRVPWLARIAFLWALIYPTLGMIQRDRAEAVGWQLAQERQHTPIRLETKPSFANILVWKVVYETESRYYVDAVRVGTSVKTYPGDSIAKLNVSQDFPWLDPNSQQAKDIERFRWFSNGYIAQNPTDELRIIDVRYSIVPNQLNALWSIKLSQSADAETHIKYETHRDNTPESRQIFLDMLKGD, from the coding sequence ATGGATCCTTTAACGCAGGGCGTGTTAGGCGCTTCTTTGTCACAATCGGCGAGCAAAAAACAACATTTGGTTGTTGCTGGGGTATTAGGGCTGCTCTCCGGGTTGGCTCCAGATTTAGATGCACTGATCAAGTCTCAGAGTGACCCTTTGCTAGCCTTGGAGTTCCATCGACAATTTACCCATTCACTCTTCTTTATCCCCATTGGCAGTTTGATCTGTGCCTTGGTTCTGCATCACCTGATTGCAAAAAGGCGTGGGCTTTCTTTCAAACAAAGCTGGCTGTTTTGTGCACTGGGTTATGGCACTCATGCACTGTTGGACGCTTGTACCACTTATGGCACGCAGTTACTTTGGCCTTTGACCAACGCGCGTTTTGCTTGGAATACCATATCAATCATCGATCCTGTTTATACGCTTCCCATCCTAATTTTACTTGTGTTTGCAACGTTGAAACGAGTGCCTTGGTTGGCACGTATTGCGTTTCTGTGGGCTTTGATTTACCCAACGCTAGGGATGATTCAGCGAGACAGAGCAGAGGCGGTTGGCTGGCAATTAGCGCAAGAAAGACAACACACGCCGATCCGATTAGAGACAAAGCCGAGCTTCGCGAATATCTTAGTGTGGAAAGTAGTGTACGAAACAGAATCTCGATACTACGTAGATGCTGTTCGAGTCGGCACCTCCGTTAAAACCTATCCGGGGGATTCAATTGCTAAACTGAACGTGAGTCAGGATTTCCCTTGGCTTGATCCTAATTCACAACAAGCCAAAGACATTGAACGTTTCCGCTGGTTCTCGAATGGTTATATTGCTCAGAACCCAACAGACGAGCTGCGTATTATCGATGTCCGATATTCAATTGTACCGAACCAACTCAACGCGCTTTGGAGCATCAAGTTGTCTCAGTCTGCCGATGCAGAGACACATATAAAATACGAAACTCACAGGGACAACACACCTGAATCGAGACAGATATTCTTAGATATGTTGAAAGGTGATTAA